One window from the genome of Natrialba magadii ATCC 43099 encodes:
- a CDS encoding guanosine monophosphate reductase, which produces MNNLRTGLSYGDVLLVPNRSPVDSRSDVDLSTQLTPSIELETPLVSAAMDTVTEAELAIELSRTGSIGVLHRFLTPEQQANQVEDVAAAGEQVAAAVGINEDYVARSAGLVEAGVDALVVDVAHGHLERTIEAVETLRAEFPETDLIAGNVATPEGVTDLAAAGADCVKVGIGPGSHCTTRKVAGAGVPQLTAVDDCADAAEDLEVTICADGGIRTSGDAVKALMAGADTVMLGSLFAGTEEAPGAVVEVEGTKYKRSRGMATTTAAEKRDDKEKNVRADEGVEALTPYKGPVADVVEEFCAGIQSGLSYCGGHTIPAARRKAEFIRVAPSAKEREGYHADQDWEGVSVDSEAVSADTSDGATLESDD; this is translated from the coding sequence ATGAACAATCTACGCACGGGGTTGAGTTACGGGGACGTGCTCCTCGTCCCGAATCGGTCACCGGTCGATAGCCGCAGCGATGTCGATCTGTCGACGCAACTGACGCCCTCGATCGAACTCGAGACGCCGCTGGTCTCTGCGGCGATGGACACCGTCACGGAGGCCGAGTTAGCGATCGAACTCTCTAGAACCGGAAGCATCGGCGTGCTGCACCGCTTTCTCACGCCGGAGCAGCAAGCAAATCAGGTCGAAGACGTTGCGGCGGCCGGCGAGCAGGTCGCCGCAGCGGTGGGGATCAACGAGGACTACGTCGCTCGCAGCGCGGGGCTGGTCGAGGCGGGCGTCGACGCGCTCGTCGTCGACGTCGCCCACGGGCACTTAGAGCGGACGATCGAGGCCGTCGAAACACTGAGAGCGGAATTTCCCGAGACTGATCTTATCGCGGGCAACGTCGCGACGCCCGAGGGGGTCACGGATCTCGCGGCGGCTGGCGCGGACTGTGTAAAGGTCGGAATCGGTCCCGGTTCGCACTGCACGACGCGGAAGGTGGCCGGTGCGGGCGTGCCGCAGCTGACCGCCGTGGACGACTGCGCGGACGCTGCCGAGGATCTCGAGGTAACCATCTGCGCGGACGGCGGCATCCGCACGTCGGGTGACGCGGTAAAGGCGCTGATGGCGGGCGCGGACACCGTCATGCTGGGGAGTCTCTTCGCCGGCACCGAGGAAGCCCCCGGTGCGGTGGTCGAGGTCGAGGGCACCAAGTACAAGCGCTCGCGTGGAATGGCGACGACGACCGCCGCCGAAAAGCGCGACGACAAGGAGAAGAACGTCCGCGCCGACGAGGGCGTCGAGGCGCTGACACCGTACAAAGGGCCGGTCGCCGACGTCGTTGAGGAGTTCTGCGCCGGCATCCAGTCAGGCCTCTCCTATTGTGGCGGGCACACGATCCCGGCCGCTCGAAGGAAGGCCGAGTTCATCCGCGTCGCACCCAGCGCGAAGGAACGCGAGGGCTACCACGCGGATCAGGACTGGGAAGGCGTCAGCGTAGATAGCGAAGCGGTGTCGGCCGACACGTCCGACGGGGCCACCCTCGAGAGCGACGACTGA
- a CDS encoding alkaline phosphatase family protein: MSRTSRHDETASNAQESSTKNDGEPGSKPEPASSLDTLVIGIDAGCMPVFERLFEEDRIPTIERLCTDGLTAPLESQIPPWTPSAWPSVYTGQNPGKHGAIGFVGYDGYDWHVTSNDDVDAHPLWTLLDQQGYSSVVVNAPVTHPPDEFDGAVIPGFLGPEDPLCHPAGVLDEVRDEIGEYRVYPNYTRDDDSVPESEKITEYQRLVQMRGDAFRYLTDEYEPDFGFLQFQKTDTVFHEFAGDEDKVNAVYEATDETIAQVLDDCDPDRVFLVSDHGMGPYEGYEFRLNEFLRDEGFLETTTGGKGMPSWTPMRRRLREGEEYDTWEPGTVARAASVAAQFGITASRIRTVLERVGLAELAIKYAPSGVSRTANEQVDFGESKAYVRARTELGVRINLEGREPMGVVPPAEYEDLREVLMETLRGVETPDGEPFFETVAPREEFFHGENVEETVDIVAIPADFEHALSEQFREDADSYFGPVEPWNHKLDGIFVAAGEGIDGTAAVDRTHLFDVAPTVLAAMGVPYSERMDGEIVPVVEPTEAIEYPAYGGIGTVDRERDGSDGAGDRERDDESEGERQSERERPEADDDVTERLADLGYMN, from the coding sequence ATGAGTCGGACGTCCCGCCACGACGAGACAGCATCGAACGCACAGGAATCATCCACGAAAAACGACGGCGAGCCGGGCTCGAAGCCAGAACCGGCGAGTTCGCTCGACACCCTCGTCATCGGCATCGACGCAGGCTGCATGCCGGTCTTCGAACGCCTCTTCGAGGAAGACCGCATCCCAACGATCGAACGCCTGTGTACGGACGGTCTGACCGCGCCACTCGAGTCCCAGATTCCGCCGTGGACGCCGAGCGCCTGGCCGTCGGTCTACACTGGCCAGAACCCCGGCAAGCACGGTGCAATCGGCTTCGTCGGCTACGACGGCTACGACTGGCACGTCACCAGCAACGACGACGTCGACGCACACCCGCTGTGGACGCTGCTCGACCAGCAGGGGTACTCGAGTGTCGTCGTCAACGCGCCAGTCACACACCCGCCGGACGAGTTCGACGGGGCGGTGATCCCTGGCTTCCTCGGGCCAGAAGATCCGCTGTGTCACCCTGCGGGTGTGCTCGACGAGGTTCGCGACGAAATCGGCGAGTACCGGGTGTACCCAAACTACACGCGTGACGACGACTCAGTGCCCGAATCCGAGAAGATTACCGAGTATCAGCGACTGGTTCAGATGCGCGGTGACGCCTTTCGCTATCTTACCGACGAGTACGAGCCTGATTTTGGCTTTCTGCAGTTCCAGAAGACGGATACGGTATTCCACGAGTTTGCGGGCGATGAAGACAAGGTCAACGCCGTCTACGAGGCGACCGACGAGACGATCGCACAGGTACTCGACGATTGTGATCCGGACCGCGTCTTCCTCGTGAGCGACCACGGCATGGGACCCTACGAGGGCTACGAGTTCCGGCTCAACGAGTTCCTGCGCGACGAGGGATTCCTGGAGACGACCACGGGCGGCAAGGGGATGCCCTCCTGGACACCGATGCGGCGGCGACTCCGCGAAGGAGAAGAGTACGACACCTGGGAGCCGGGAACAGTCGCCCGCGCGGCCTCTGTCGCCGCACAGTTCGGCATTACCGCCAGCCGGATTCGGACGGTACTCGAGCGCGTCGGTCTCGCGGAGCTGGCGATCAAGTACGCACCGAGTGGCGTCTCCCGGACGGCGAACGAACAGGTGGACTTCGGTGAGTCGAAGGCCTACGTTCGCGCCCGGACGGAACTCGGTGTCCGAATCAATCTCGAGGGGCGTGAACCGATGGGCGTCGTTCCGCCCGCGGAGTACGAGGACCTCCGCGAGGTCCTCATGGAGACACTGCGCGGCGTCGAGACACCTGACGGTGAGCCGTTCTTCGAGACGGTCGCGCCCCGCGAGGAGTTCTTCCACGGCGAGAACGTCGAGGAGACGGTCGATATCGTGGCGATTCCGGCCGACTTCGAGCATGCACTTTCAGAGCAGTTCCGCGAGGATGCGGACAGCTACTTCGGACCGGTCGAGCCGTGGAATCACAAGCTCGATGGTATCTTCGTCGCCGCTGGTGAGGGGATCGACGGGACGGCCGCGGTTGATCGCACGCACCTCTTTGACGTTGCACCGACGGTCCTGGCCGCGATGGGGGTCCCCTACAGTGAGCGGATGGACGGCGAGATCGTGCCTGTTGTCGAACCGACCGAGGCGATCGAGTATCCTGCCTACGGTGGCATCGGTACCGTGGACCGTGAGCGAGACGGGTCGGATGGGGCGGGAGATCGGGAACGGGACGACGAAAGCGAAGGCGAACGTCAAAGCGAACGCGAACGGCCCGAAGCCGACGATGACGTCACGGAGCGACTCGCGGATCTGGGATATATGAACTGA
- a CDS encoding helix-turn-helix domain-containing protein codes for MGFIAEIHVAHDELVLAPTIAHHPEVTIRYEYEVETAETMTYFVSVFTDEYDHLEATLEADPTVSDPACIATFENRAIYRVRVETDRQLIPERCAEQGLFVFTITSGDGGWDARVHFSNRETLAAFREYCRERGMTFRVHQLYESTESDDGTYFLTEQQHEILSMAYYAGYYDIPRGVTQDDLAEQLDITDSAVSQRLRRAVAELIGATLDDERTPDEYR; via the coding sequence ATGGGGTTCATTGCAGAGATACACGTCGCCCACGACGAACTCGTGCTTGCGCCGACGATTGCTCATCATCCGGAGGTGACGATCAGGTACGAGTACGAGGTCGAAACTGCGGAGACGATGACGTACTTTGTTTCGGTTTTCACTGACGAGTACGACCACCTCGAAGCGACGTTGGAAGCCGATCCCACGGTGTCAGATCCCGCCTGTATCGCGACGTTCGAGAACCGGGCGATCTACCGTGTCCGTGTCGAGACGGATCGGCAGCTAATCCCCGAACGCTGTGCCGAGCAGGGGCTGTTCGTCTTTACGATTACGAGCGGCGACGGCGGGTGGGATGCCCGTGTTCACTTTTCGAATCGGGAGACACTGGCTGCGTTCCGTGAGTACTGTCGCGAACGTGGGATGACGTTCCGGGTACATCAGCTCTACGAGTCCACAGAGTCCGACGACGGCACCTACTTTTTGACCGAGCAACAACACGAAATCCTCTCGATGGCGTACTACGCGGGCTACTACGACATCCCGCGCGGTGTCACACAGGACGACCTCGCCGAACAGCTCGACATTACCGACTCGGCGGTCTCACAGCGCCTGCGCCGTGCGGTTGCGGAGCTAATCGGGGCCACACTCGATGACGAACGGACACCCGACGAGTATCGATGA
- a CDS encoding polysaccharide deacetylase family protein, with protein sequence MGTEPTERRLSRRRLMGTAGLGLTGLTAGCTDLRSSDDESPASNNSSTDGTDDGSGDASGDGGETDGSDGDSGDSDGDGNGDEETADDIPEIDGGAVAFVYDDGPIEDYEQAFPVHQEFDAPASAGIVTEWIGREDFNGTDWMTVEQIAELEDAGWEIMSHTTDHTALGAFDLVEDVDPGDTRIYPEQRNHGFHHGHDVEITDGETSVRRTVDDSDTDDIGGYLEFDEPIGESFAAGETVERYPDDVMDDFLGRSKRELEDHGFEIDTLLAPYDIVDDWAIEHAREHYDGIANVNPGSMHNDPDAFDPFDTNRDYFIEFTTPEQVQSELDQLAADEGLGIIGAHTFKEEVTADGIRETLEWIEERDLEVVTFRELIRATATQ encoded by the coding sequence ATGGGTACCGAACCGACAGAACGCCGCCTGAGTCGTCGCCGACTCATGGGCACCGCCGGCCTCGGCCTCACCGGCCTGACCGCCGGCTGTACCGACCTCCGTTCGTCGGACGATGAGAGTCCAGCATCGAACAACTCGAGTACGGATGGCACTGACGACGGTAGCGGCGACGCGTCCGGTGATGGTGGCGAGACTGATGGCAGTGATGGCGATAGCGGCGATAGCGATGGAGACGGAAACGGGGACGAGGAGACAGCTGACGACATCCCCGAAATCGACGGCGGCGCTGTCGCTTTCGTCTACGACGACGGCCCGATCGAAGACTACGAGCAGGCGTTTCCGGTCCACCAGGAGTTCGACGCGCCCGCGAGCGCGGGCATCGTCACCGAGTGGATCGGCCGCGAGGACTTCAACGGAACCGACTGGATGACCGTCGAACAGATCGCCGAACTCGAGGACGCCGGCTGGGAGATCATGTCTCATACGACGGATCACACCGCACTCGGCGCGTTCGATCTCGTCGAAGACGTCGACCCGGGCGATACCCGCATCTACCCCGAACAGCGAAATCACGGCTTCCACCACGGACACGACGTCGAAATCACCGACGGTGAGACGAGTGTTCGTCGGACCGTCGACGACTCAGATACTGACGATATCGGCGGCTATCTCGAGTTCGACGAACCCATCGGAGAGTCGTTCGCCGCAGGTGAGACCGTCGAGCGATATCCGGACGACGTGATGGATGACTTTCTCGGGCGCTCCAAACGGGAACTCGAGGACCACGGCTTCGAGATCGACACGCTGCTCGCCCCCTACGACATCGTCGACGACTGGGCGATCGAACACGCCCGCGAGCACTACGACGGCATCGCGAACGTCAATCCGGGCTCGATGCACAACGATCCGGACGCGTTCGACCCGTTCGATACGAACCGCGACTACTTCATCGAGTTCACGACGCCCGAACAGGTGCAGTCTGAACTCGACCAGCTCGCCGCCGACGAGGGCCTCGGCATCATCGGTGCCCACACGTTCAAAGAAGAGGTGACTGCAGATGGAATTCGCGAGACACTCGAGTGGATCGAAGAGCGCGACCTCGAGGTCGTGACGTTCCGGGAGCTGATTCGAGCGACAGCGACCCAGTAG
- a CDS encoding oligosaccharide flippase family protein, translating into MNRSIASGIFSVVSTKVIVLIVTALSTPLLYRFLGASGFGDYSFLMSVFAIYMIFVSSGITDGVRKFLAEDRSAANWSEHVVGYYFRLAVILAVVGAALLLASVQFGLVSLAFGDELAIYFYALALLVITAQFRDYARKTLMGFGLERYSEPLKVLDKVGFVVVAIPLVYAGAGVLGALAGHLFASLLVATVGLLIVHRRISLSCVFSTPSSDFPRKKMLTFNSMSIALVFLLMSLYHIDIVMLQQFRESADVGNYRAALTLAEFLWFVPLALQTVYVHSTSELWSQNRHRKITELASRTTRYTLLLTVIMAVGLAALADVAVPIYFGEEAVPAIEPLLLLLPGALGFALARPVLAISQGNGTLRYPVAATGVAALINVILNALLIPRYGMHGAAVATSVGYGSMFVFHCVSARQIGFDPLADARVGRGLLAALLSGGPIFALSAAITHPILALVLVPPVGFLLFVGFAVLVGALDPTEPFEILGLFPDPIGSKADAIHDRLERSAASHGETSRGWLQRLLFVVGLSLLASGLALSFLGPAVDALL; encoded by the coding sequence ATGAATAGAAGCATTGCAAGCGGTATCTTCTCGGTCGTCAGTACGAAGGTGATCGTTCTCATTGTTACTGCCCTCTCGACGCCGCTGCTGTACCGGTTCCTCGGTGCGTCGGGGTTCGGCGATTACTCCTTCCTGATGTCGGTGTTCGCCATCTACATGATCTTCGTGAGTTCTGGCATCACGGATGGCGTCCGGAAGTTCCTCGCAGAGGATCGAAGCGCAGCCAACTGGAGCGAGCACGTCGTCGGCTACTACTTCCGGCTCGCGGTGATCCTCGCCGTCGTGGGTGCAGCCTTGTTGCTCGCAAGCGTCCAGTTCGGACTCGTCAGCCTCGCCTTCGGCGACGAGTTGGCGATTTACTTCTACGCACTCGCGCTGCTCGTTATCACCGCGCAGTTTCGCGACTACGCGCGCAAGACGCTCATGGGGTTCGGACTTGAGCGCTACTCCGAGCCGCTGAAAGTGCTTGACAAGGTCGGCTTCGTCGTCGTCGCGATTCCGCTCGTCTACGCTGGCGCTGGCGTCCTCGGCGCGCTCGCGGGCCACCTCTTTGCGAGCCTGCTGGTTGCGACGGTCGGGCTGCTCATCGTCCACCGTCGGATCTCGCTCTCCTGCGTGTTCAGCACGCCCAGCTCTGACTTCCCACGAAAGAAGATGCTCACGTTCAACTCGATGAGCATCGCGCTCGTTTTCCTGTTGATGTCGCTCTATCACATCGACATCGTGATGCTCCAGCAGTTCCGCGAGAGCGCCGACGTCGGAAACTACCGGGCTGCACTCACACTCGCGGAGTTTCTCTGGTTCGTCCCGCTCGCCCTCCAGACGGTGTACGTCCACTCGACATCCGAACTCTGGTCGCAGAACCGTCACCGGAAGATCACCGAACTCGCCTCGCGAACGACCCGATACACGTTGCTGTTGACGGTGATCATGGCAGTCGGTCTCGCCGCACTCGCAGACGTCGCCGTCCCGATCTACTTCGGCGAGGAGGCAGTGCCCGCGATCGAGCCGCTCTTGCTCTTGCTCCCCGGCGCGCTTGGCTTCGCGCTCGCACGGCCGGTGCTCGCTATCTCGCAGGGCAACGGCACGCTCAGATACCCCGTCGCCGCAACCGGTGTCGCGGCGCTCATCAACGTGATCCTCAACGCGCTGTTGATCCCGCGCTATGGAATGCACGGTGCGGCGGTCGCGACGAGCGTCGGCTACGGCTCGATGTTCGTCTTCCACTGCGTGAGCGCGCGTCAGATCGGCTTCGATCCGCTCGCGGACGCCCGAGTCGGGCGCGGCCTTCTCGCCGCGTTGCTCTCCGGTGGGCCGATCTTCGCGCTCTCGGCGGCGATCACACACCCGATTCTCGCGCTCGTACTCGTCCCGCCGGTCGGCTTCCTGCTGTTCGTCGGTTTCGCCGTCCTCGTGGGCGCACTCGATCCGACGGAACCGTTCGAAATCCTCGGCCTCTTCCCCGATCCGATCGGCTCGAAGGCGGACGCGATTCACGACCGACTCGAACGCTCGGCCGCAAGTCATGGCGAAACCTCACGGGGCTGGCTCCAGCGACTGCTGTTCGTCGTCGGCCTCTCGCTACTCGCCTCGGGACTCGCGCTTAGCTTCCTCGGCCCAGCAGTCGACGCACTGCTCTGA
- a CDS encoding glycosyltransferase family 2 protein has product MYRDCSVGVVIPAYNEEGFVGDVIAEMPAYVDRMYIIDDQSTDDTWEEIREAAATDRDARTNSTGHERASEQRYDSGEEGYADIATDGGTSALASRAQVHDPIGRVVPIQHRENLGAGGAIKTGYLAAREDGVDATVTVDADGQMDLSQMPRLLDPIVEGTADYTKGNRLLSAEYREAMPRFRFIGNTILTFLTKVASGYWKTMDPQNGYTAISQAALESVALEELYEYYGYCNDLLVKLNVEDMAVADVAMPAVYGDEESSITYSEYIPKVSTMLLRNFFWRLKTKYLALDFHPLAFFYLFGAATAGVGVFAGLWTLFIALSQLSVPFLEGVASVLVFALGVSLLLFAMVFDMAQSEQLEAQVY; this is encoded by the coding sequence ATGTACCGAGATTGTAGCGTCGGCGTCGTGATCCCGGCGTACAACGAGGAAGGATTCGTCGGCGACGTCATCGCCGAGATGCCGGCGTACGTCGACCGAATGTACATCATCGACGATCAGTCGACCGACGACACCTGGGAGGAGATTCGCGAGGCCGCAGCGACGGACCGAGACGCACGAACGAACTCGACTGGGCACGAACGAGCCTCCGAACAGCGCTACGACAGCGGCGAGGAGGGCTACGCCGACATCGCCACCGACGGCGGCACCTCGGCGCTGGCGAGTCGCGCACAGGTCCACGACCCGATCGGTCGTGTCGTGCCGATTCAACACCGCGAGAACCTCGGTGCCGGCGGCGCGATCAAAACCGGCTACCTCGCCGCCCGCGAGGACGGCGTCGACGCGACCGTCACCGTCGACGCGGACGGCCAGATGGACCTCTCACAGATGCCGCGGCTCCTCGACCCGATCGTCGAGGGCACGGCCGACTACACCAAGGGGAATCGCCTTCTCTCGGCGGAGTACCGCGAGGCAATGCCGCGATTTCGGTTCATCGGCAACACCATCCTAACGTTCCTGACCAAGGTCGCCTCGGGCTACTGGAAGACGATGGACCCCCAGAACGGCTACACCGCCATCTCGCAGGCGGCACTCGAGTCGGTTGCACTCGAGGAGCTCTATGAATACTACGGCTACTGTAACGACCTGCTGGTGAAGTTAAACGTCGAGGACATGGCTGTCGCGGACGTGGCGATGCCGGCGGTGTACGGCGACGAGGAGTCGAGTATCACCTACTCGGAGTACATTCCGAAGGTGTCGACGATGCTCCTGCGAAACTTCTTCTGGCGGCTCAAGACGAAGTATCTCGCGCTCGACTTCCATCCGCTTGCGTTCTTCTACCTCTTTGGCGCGGCGACCGCTGGCGTCGGCGTCTTCGCTGGACTCTGGACGTTATTCATTGCGCTCTCGCAGCTATCGGTGCCGTTCCTGGAGGGTGTCGCGAGCGTGCTGGTCTTCGCGCTTGGCGTGTCGCTCTTGCTGTTCGCGATGGTGTTCGACATGGCCCAGAGCGAGCAGCTTGAGGCGCAGGTGTACTGA
- a CDS encoding polysaccharide deacetylase family protein yields the protein MTDSNRRSFVAATAAVGTLGVAGCLSTIDGWGDGGDGEGTGDHDDNDSERNGDDTREFHYHSADELPGETLVSFDDLDGWVTMLDAGDLDADEDDPYSGPQSASLTAAEGTEYAGIYTTRSGGEDLSDSTLSLAVRFAEQEQLVLTLELFAPNSSSAATLRRTLIGPTDRWTRVDFGTAGIDGEPDLSNVREIRLTARRRGATDGPIDCAIDDLRVAPRPDRGKVMLLFDGTLESHHEIALEALSEYDFAGVEAVIPETVGNDGRLSLTQLDDLVEAGWDVAARPRTGAQNITDYSDTEQEGLIRQTNAWLENRGFEDGTATFLTPRNVMGPTTRNLVEEYHDRAFRYGGGTNGLPISDPYNLGFFSGNAGEDTRTYVDHAAAHGELAVLHFEEMGPNSMSELAFENLLSYIDDADVDVVTTADLDEYEP from the coding sequence ATGACGGACAGCAACCGACGATCGTTCGTGGCGGCGACTGCAGCCGTCGGCACGCTCGGCGTCGCTGGCTGTCTCTCCACCATCGACGGCTGGGGTGACGGCGGTGACGGTGAGGGTACCGGCGACCACGACGACAACGATTCCGAGCGCAACGGAGACGACACACGCGAGTTCCACTACCACAGCGCCGACGAGCTACCGGGCGAGACACTCGTCTCCTTCGACGACCTCGACGGCTGGGTGACGATGCTCGACGCCGGCGACCTCGACGCCGACGAGGACGACCCCTACAGCGGGCCACAGTCTGCGTCCCTCACGGCAGCGGAGGGTACCGAATACGCGGGCATCTACACGACGCGCTCCGGCGGCGAGGATCTGTCCGATTCCACACTCTCACTGGCAGTCCGCTTTGCCGAACAGGAGCAACTCGTGCTCACCCTCGAACTGTTCGCACCGAACTCGAGTAGTGCGGCCACGCTGCGTCGAACCCTGATCGGGCCGACGGATCGCTGGACGCGCGTCGATTTCGGAACCGCGGGAATCGACGGCGAGCCGGATCTCTCGAACGTCCGGGAGATCCGACTTACGGCGCGCCGGCGCGGCGCGACCGACGGCCCGATCGACTGTGCAATCGACGACCTCCGTGTCGCACCTCGGCCAGATAGGGGGAAGGTCATGCTGCTGTTCGACGGCACACTCGAGAGCCACCACGAGATCGCACTCGAGGCGCTCTCCGAGTACGACTTTGCGGGCGTCGAAGCGGTGATCCCCGAGACGGTCGGCAACGACGGTCGCCTTTCGCTGACCCAGCTCGACGACCTCGTCGAGGCCGGCTGGGACGTGGCCGCTCGCCCGCGAACGGGGGCGCAGAACATCACCGACTACTCCGACACTGAGCAGGAAGGGTTGATCCGACAGACCAACGCCTGGCTCGAGAACCGCGGCTTCGAGGACGGGACGGCGACGTTCCTCACCCCGCGAAACGTCATGGGTCCGACGACCCGAAACCTCGTCGAAGAGTATCACGACCGCGCGTTCCGCTACGGCGGCGGGACGAACGGGCTGCCGATCTCTGACCCGTACAACCTCGGGTTCTTCTCCGGAAATGCCGGTGAGGACACCAGAACCTACGTCGACCACGCCGCAGCCCACGGCGAACTCGCCGTGCTTCACTTCGAGGAGATGGGCCCAAACAGCATGAGCGAACTCGCGTTCGAGAACCTGCTGTCGTACATCGACGACGCCGATGTCGACGTCGTGACGACGGCGGATCTCGACGAGTACGAGCCGTGA
- a CDS encoding glycosyltransferase family 2 protein, producing MSQPRVSVIIPTYNRAESLPRAIDSALEQTLPDSELEVVVVDDGSTDDTASVLAGYDDPRVRPVVHATNQGANVARNTGIEHARGEYVAFLDSDDEWHPDKLAHQLETLAERGDDWVGVYCDTALEVLETSDRARGLVASLLARSDAEPVREGDDELIGEILADNVQPGAGSTLVVETAVARAVDGFDEELDRFQDPEFCLRVLGEGKLAYVDEELVVREETGHPPADVIREADEQYLSRYEDEVERFEAAGYDIRASHELVLAKRYLAEGRFLRGAWHLRGAATSPRRCPGLCWAAGTGVRRRPKTVLAGTAVVALVAVAMVAALARISVSDQIGPDIDELSPADAPVTIDPEDEHEDTSA from the coding sequence ATGTCACAGCCGCGCGTCAGCGTCATTATTCCGACGTACAACAGAGCCGAGAGCCTGCCGCGAGCCATCGACAGCGCCCTCGAACAGACTCTTCCCGACTCCGAACTCGAGGTCGTCGTCGTCGACGACGGCTCCACCGACGACACCGCCTCGGTGCTCGCAGGCTACGACGACCCCCGCGTCCGCCCCGTCGTCCACGCGACTAACCAGGGCGCGAACGTCGCCCGCAACACCGGCATCGAACACGCCCGCGGCGAATACGTCGCCTTCCTCGACTCCGACGACGAGTGGCACCCCGACAAACTCGCGCACCAACTCGAGACACTCGCCGAGCGCGGCGACGACTGGGTCGGCGTCTACTGTGATACTGCACTCGAGGTACTCGAGACGAGCGATCGGGCGCGCGGGCTCGTGGCGTCACTACTTGCCCGCTCGGATGCGGAGCCGGTGCGCGAGGGCGACGACGAGCTGATTGGCGAGATTCTTGCGGATAACGTCCAGCCTGGCGCGGGTTCGACGCTGGTTGTCGAGACCGCGGTCGCACGGGCGGTCGACGGCTTCGACGAGGAGCTAGATCGGTTCCAGGATCCGGAGTTCTGTCTGCGTGTGCTTGGCGAGGGTAAACTCGCCTACGTAGACGAGGAACTCGTCGTCCGCGAAGAGACGGGCCACCCGCCGGCAGACGTGATCCGCGAGGCGGACGAGCAGTACCTCTCGCGATACGAGGACGAGGTCGAGCGCTTCGAGGCCGCGGGGTACGACATCCGCGCGAGTCACGAACTCGTGCTCGCAAAGCGCTACCTCGCAGAGGGGCGCTTCCTGCGTGGCGCGTGGCACCTTCGCGGGGCGGCGACGTCGCCGCGGCGCTGTCCCGGGCTCTGCTGGGCTGCGGGAACGGGTGTGCGACGCCGCCCGAAGACCGTTCTCGCGGGCACCGCCGTTGTCGCGCTGGTCGCTGTTGCGATGGTCGCGGCGCTCGCGCGCATCTCGGTGTCGGACCAGATCGGTCCCGATATCGACGAGCTCTCGCCAGCGGACGCGCCAGTTACGATCGACCCCGAGGACGAACACGAGGACACGTCGGCGTAA